The Hypanus sabinus isolate sHypSab1 chromosome 7, sHypSab1.hap1, whole genome shotgun sequence region GGGTGTGATGTAGGATACCTGATGTTCTGGGTGTGTTGTAGGATACCTgatgttctgtgtgtgttgtaggatacctgatgttctgtgtgtgttgtaggATACCTGATGTTCTGGGTGTGATGCAGGATACCTGATGTTCTGGGTGTGTTGTAGGATACCTGATGTTCTGGGTGTGTTGTAGGATACCTGATGTTCTGGGTGTGATGTGGGTTACCTGATGTTCTGGGTGTGTTGTAGGATACCTGATGTTCTGGGTGTGTTGTAGGATACCTGATGTTCTGGGTGTGTTGTGGGTTACCTGATGTTCTGGGGATGATGTAGGATACCTGATGTTCTGGGTATGTTGAAGGATACCTGATGTTCTGGGTATGTTGTAGGATACCTGATGTTCTGGGTGTGTTGAAGGATACCTGATGTTCTGGGGGTGTTGTGGGTTACCTGATGTTCTGGGTGTGATGTAGGATACCCGATGTTCTGGGGATGATGTAGGATACCTGATGTTCTGGATGTGTTGTAGGATACAAGATGTTCTGGGGGTGATGCAGGATACCTGATGTTCTGGGGGTGTTGTGGGTTACCTGATGTTCTGGGTGTGATGAGGGTTACCTGATGTACTGGGGGTGATGTAGGATACCTGCTGTTCTGGGTGTTGTAGGATACCTGCTGTTCTGGGTGTGTTGTGGGTTACCTGATGTTCTGGGTGTTGTAGGATACCTGCTGTTCTGGGTGTTGTGTGGGTTACCTGATGTTCTGGGTGTTGTGTGGGTTACCTGATGTTCTGGGTGTGTTGTGGGTTACCTGATGTTCTGGGTGTGTTGTGGGTTACCTGATGTTCTGGGTGTGTTGTGGGTTACCTGATGTTCTGGGTGTGTTGTAGGATACCTGCTGTTCTGGGTGTTGTAGGATACCTGCTGTTCTGGGTGTGTTGTGGGTTACCTGATGTTCTGGGTGTGTTGTAGGTTACCTGATGTACTGGGTGTGATGTGGGATACCTGATGTTCTGGGTGTGTTGTGGGTTACCTGATGTTCTGGGTGTGTTGTAGGATACCTGATGTTCTGGGTGTGTTGTAGGATACCTGATGTTCTGGGTGTGTTGTGGGTTACCTGATGTTCTGGGGATGATGTAGGATACCTGATGTTCTGGGTATGTTGAAGGATACCTGATGTTCTGGGTATGTTGTAGGATACCTGATGTTCTGGATGTGTTGTGGGTTACCTGATGTTCTGGGTGTGTTGTAGGTTACCTGATGTTCTGGGTGTGATGTGGGTTACCTGATGTTCTGGGTGTGTTGTAGGTTACCTGATGTACTGGGTGTGTTGTAGGTTACCTGATGTACTGGGTGTGATGTGGGATACCTGATGTTCTGGGTGTGTTGTGGGTTACCTGATGTTCTGGGTGTGTTGTAGGATACCTGATGTTCTGGGTGTGTTGTAGGATACCTGATGTTCTGGGTGTGTTGTGGGTTACCTGATGTTCTGGGGATGATGTAGGATACCTGATGTTCTGGGTATGTTGAAGGATACCTGATGTTCTGGGTATGTTGTAGGATACCTGATGTTCTGGATGTGTTGTGGGTTACCTGATGTTCTGGGTGTGTTGTGGGTTACCTGATGTTCTGGGTGTGATGTAGGATACCTGATTTTCTGGGTGTGATGAGGGTTACCTGATGTTCTGGGTGTGATGAGGGTTACCTGATGTTCTGGGTGTGATGTGGGTTACCTGATGTTCTGGGTGTGTTGTAGGATACCTGATGTTCTGGGTGTGTTGTAGGATACCTGATGTTCTGGGAGTGTTGTAGGATACCTGATGTTCTGGGTGTGATGTAGGATACCTGATGTTCTGGGTGTGTTGTAGGATACCTGATGTTCTGGGTGTGATGTGGGTTACCTGATGTTCTGGGTGTGTTGTAGGATACCTGATGTTCTGGGTGTGTTGAAGGATACCCGATGTTCTGGGTGTGATGTGGGTTACCCAATGTTCTGGGTGTGTTGTCGGATACCCGATGTTCTGGGTGTGTTGTAGGATACCCGATGTTCTGGGTGTGATGTGGGTTACCCGATGTTCTGGGTGTGATGTGGGTTACCTGATGTTCTGGGTGTGTTGTAGGATACCCGATGTTCTGGGTGTGTTGTAGGATACCCGATGTTCTGGGTGTGATGTGGGTTACCCGATGTTCTGGGGTGATGTAGGATACCTGATGTTCTGGGGGTGATGTAGGATACCTGATGTTCTGGGGGTGATGTAGGATACCTGATGTTCTGGGGGTGATGTAGGATACCTGATGTTCTGGGGGTGATGTAGGATACCTGATGTTCTGGGGGTGATGTAGGATACCTGATGTTCTGGGGGTGATGTAGGATACCTGATGTTCTGGGGGTGATGTAGGATACCTgatgttctgtgtgtgttgtgagTTACCTGATGTTCTGGGTGTGTTGTGAGTTACCTTATGTTCTGGGTGTGTTGCAGGATACTTGATGTTCTGGATGTGTTGCAGGATACCTGATGTTCTGGATGTGTTGTAGGATACCTGATGTTCTGGGGATGATGTAGGATACCTGATGTTCTGGGTGTGTTGTAGGATACCTGATGTTCTGGGTGTGTTGTAGGATACCTGATGTTCTGGGGATGATGTAGGATACCTGATGTTCTGGGTGTGTTGTAGGATACCTGATGTTCTGGGTATGTTGTAGGATACCTGATGTTCTGGATGTGTTGTGGGTTACCTGATGTTCTGGGTGTGTTGTGGGTTACCTGATGTTCTGGGTGTGATGTAGGATACCTGATTTTCTGGGTGTGATGAGGATTACCTGATGTTCTGGGTGTGATGTGGGTTACCTGATGTTCTGGGTGTGTTGTAGGATACCTGATGTTCTGGGTGTGTTGTAGGATACCTGATGTTCTGGGAGTGTTGTAGGATACCTGATGTTCTGGGTGTGATGTAGGATACCTGATGTTCTGGGTGTGTTGTAGGATACCTGATGTTCTGGGTGTGATGTGGGTTACCTGATGTTCTGGGTGTGTTGTAGGATACCTGATGTTCTGGGTGTGTTGAAGGATACCCGATGTTCTGGGTGTGATGTGGGTTACCCGATGTTCTGGGTGTGTTGTCGGATACCCGATGTTCTGGGTGTGTTGTAGGATACCCGATGTTCTGGGTGTGATGTGGGTTACCCGATGTTCTGGGTGTGTTGTAGGATACCCGATGTTCTGGGTGTGATGTGGGTTACCCGATGTTCTGGGTGTGTTGTAGGATACCCGATGTTCTGGGTGTGTTGTAGGATACCCGATGTTCTGGGTGTGATGTGGGTTACCCGATGTTCTGGGGGTGATGTAGGATACCTGATGTTCTGGGGGTGATGTAGGATACCTGATGTTCTGGGGGTGATGTAGGATACCTGATGTTCTGGGGGTGATGTAGGATACCTGATGTTCTGGGGGTGATGTAGGATACCTGATGTTCTGGGTGTGTTGTAGGATACCTGATGTTCTGGGTGTGTTGTAGGATACCTGATGTTCTGGGTGTGATGTGGGTTACCCGATGTTCTGGGTGTGTTGCAGGATACCTGATGTTCTGGGTGTGTTGTAGGATACCTGATGTTCTGGGTGTGTTGTAGGATACCTGATGTTCTGGGTGTGATGTGGGTTACCTGATGTTTTGGGTGTGTTGCAGGTTACCTGATGTTCTGGGTGTGATGTGGGTTACCTGATGTTCTGGGTGTGATGTGGGTTACCTGATGTTCTGGGGGTGTTGTGGGTTACCTGATGTTCTGGGTGTGATGTAGGATACCCGATGTTCTGGGTGTGTTGTAGGATACCTGATGTTCTGGGTGTGTTGTAGGATTCCCGATGTTCTGGGTGTGATGTGGGTTACCTGATGTTCTGGGTGTGTTGTAGGATACCTGATGTTCTGGGTGTGTTGTAGGATACCTGATGTTCTGGGTGTGTTGTAGGATACCTGATGTTCTGGGTGTGTTGTAGGATACCTGATGTTCTGGGAGTGTTGTAGGATACCTGATGTTCTGGGTGTGTTGTAGGATACCTGATGTTCTGGGTGTGTTGTAGGATACCTGATGTTCTGGATGTGTTGCAGGATACCTGATGTTCTGGGTGTGTTGCAGGATACCTGATGTTCTGGTTGTGTTGTAGGATACCCGATGTTCTGGGTGTGATGTGGGTTACCTGATGTTCTGGGTGTGTTGTAGGATACTTTTGGGTCACTGTTATTGGGGCAAAAACCTTTCCTTATTGTGAATCCTGGAACAGGGATGTCGTGAAGCAGTTGCTCGAGCGGAGTGTGGAATTGTGAAACATCGTCCTTCAAAAGCCTCAAGATGTGGCTCATATTTGAGTTTGTTTTTTCTTGTGGAAGCTTATTGAAGCCAGGATAGAGTTCAGCCTCTTTGTTCATGTCTGATAGAGTTTTAAGTAAATTTGTTCACAAAATATGTAATTGTCTCTATATCCTCTCCTGTGTTTCATTTCCTGCTGATGTTGACAGCAGATACAAAGAAATGCATTGGGATCAATGAAAAACACACAcaaggtgcaaaagaagacaaagtgtgCAACTACATACTGAATAAACAGATAGACAGGTAGTTAATAGTATTGAGGACATGGCCCTTGAGTATGTTGTGGAGTTCAGTGGTCTGAATTATTCCTCCTGATCCTGCCTTCCGCAATACATCAGCTACAAAAATCCATCTGTCACCCCTTTTGCTTTTCAATGTGCCAGTCTTCTTGTCTGGTCTTTACACCTGAAGTGCTGATACCATGAGAGATGGCAGCAACAGTTAACAGGAAGGGTTTCTGTTTGTAGGTACATAAGGAGCTGTCCCGAGGGCAGAAAGCACTGGAAAGTGAGAAACCCAGTCTACAGCTCCGTGAcctccttcttctattccctggTGTCCCAGGCAGAACCTCGCTTTGCCATGTTTGGACCTGGTCTGGAGCAGCTGGATACCTCACTGGTTACAAAGATGATGAACTCGCCAAGGCTGCTGCCTGTGGCAGGCTTACCACAGAGGCAGATTGATGGTAAGTCTGTCTGTTTCATTGTGAGCATTCTTTTTTGGTACTGGaaggtgtggcaacacttgctgaCTGCCCGCAGCAcagccctgagccatcaaacactcctcatactttaaccctttcattcccgggattcTGGCTGTATTTAAAGGGCCATCGTAGAGGGATCTTTCTCTGCATCTAGATGAATCCATCTCTGCCTTGGAGTGCTTGGGCATCGTAGAACTCCCCTTCCGTACAATATCATACCATTACTGACAACATCGTAATGCACGCCATGACTACTGAATCTTAACCGAGAAGACTGATTCGATCATTAAAGGAAGATGCAGGGATGAAGGAGAGAGTAGGAAGGGGTTTTCTATTCACTTCATGCCTGCACCATCGGAACCCGTGACCAACTCCGCTGGGCAGAATTGTCCTCCTAGCTGTGATGTTTCCTATTGCAGGAATTGGCTCGGGAATCAGCTTCTTTTTCAACAAAGAACTCAAGTTCAACATCCTGACTTTATTTTCAACAACCTGGTGAGTAGTAAATTGTTGTTCACTGGCATGGGCTCAGGACCCAGGAACACGATTCACTGAGGTGATCCCCTTTGgttccagggttcaattccccgccgctgtctgtaaggagtttgtaccttctccctgtgactgattTCCTCTCAGAGTCCAAGGGTTAGGGTTGGTGAATTGTGGACTTGCTATGTTGGTGTTAGAATTgtggtgatacttgtgggctgcccccagtgcatCCTCAAACTGTATtgattgatgcaaacaacacatttcactgtgtgttttggaTAAATGTGACAAAGCTAGCCTTTTAACATGTTTCATGCTAGATTGAGCTTAGTGTCACTTTATTCCAGTATATAAAGTGCATCAGATACATAGTGCATATCCTAGTAGGTGCTTGACAGGCCTTTTTGAAATCACCTGTGACTGAGAGCCCTTTTAACGACTTTTGGACATGATGGATGCAGGTTCTGGTTGCAACCATTGGTTCTGTTGGAGATCAGGTTTATTGCTAAAATACAAAAGCAGGGAGGTAGGTTATAGTTTACTTACAGTTTATAGGACCATATCAGGAGCACTCTGTACAGGTTTGGCCTCCGTATTGAAGGAAGAATGTTAATGCATTGAGACACGACAAAAATTGCAGGCTTTCATCGACCAGTGACCTAGGAAGGATCCTAAACATCAGACAGACTGACAAAGTAACCAACCAGACATTGTGGGGGAAACACCAACCAGGAGTCCATGGAGATGCAAACACGCAAATGGAAATGGAGGTAGATTGAGAAAGCCAATCGACAACATCACCAGGCAGGGATTAATATGGAATCtccaaagaaagaagaaaaacggGCGTCTAAAGAACACAAGGAGGAGAGATGTTGAGGCCGAAATTTTACAATGAGTACACTCGTGGTGCACCCTTGAGAAACTGGCTCAGAACAGAGGACAATAGAGAGGGGAGGTTATCGATGGCCTATGCCCCACTGGGAGAAGTTATTGCATTGAAAGCAATTCAGAGACTGGCACCGAGAATGGGCAGGTTTCCTGAAGACGAGAGTTGCATAGTCCAGATTGCATCTGGTGGCATTGAGAAGCACCAGGAGCAACTTGGATGAAATATGTAACTGCAAGGGTCTTTAGAGTATGcatgtggagaagatgattcctCTTCCAGGAAATCCAGAATTAGGAGCTACTCATTAAAAATAAGCAGCTGTCCCCTGGAGAGAGATTAAGTGTTGTTTTTCTTTTAGAAGACTGTGAGTTGTTGGATCTCTCTCCATCAAAAAGTGGCAGAAGCAGACAGTGAGAATTTTTAAAGTAGAATTACATAAGGAGGGAGCTGGAAAGTGGCTGGGGGGTAGTCAGGAGTGTGGAGTCAACGTTACACTTAGATAAGCCCCGATTGTACTGAAAGCCCCATTCTGATTCAGAATCGGGTTTGCTTTCACTGACGTATTTCATGATTGTTGCAGTACAATCAAGTATAAAATATCTTAAgaacaaataaatagtgcaaaaagaggtcGATAGCAAGGTAGCGTTCTTGggtttgttgtccattcagaaattcgatggcggagaggaagaggctgttcccggtaacgttgagtgtgtgtcatctctgatggtggtaatgtgaagagggcgtgttgtggatggtgagggtctttattGAGGGATTCTGCTTCTCGAGGCACTGCCTTTTAAAGATGTTCCTCTCTCAGTTCACATATTCCTAGTGACTCGTGGTGGGAGAGCAGACTCAGGCTAGCAAGCAGCCAATAGCCAACGATCTGAGTCTCTTCACTGCAGAATATTATTATTTATCGATTTTATTGAGAGGTACAGCCCCACAAGCCTGCAACTCTCAATTACACCcaaatgcccaattaacctaccgaccagcaaatctttgtaatgtgggagtaGACCTGCTCTTTCCAAGAGCTGTTTCTGTAATACTAGTGTCTGCAGGATCACCATCCCTTTTTCAGGAAGGAAAGAGAAAGCGCGCGGAGAGCAGAAAACACAGCTGTTAATAAACTGTTTGTGCAACAAGAACTTGCTGATGTGGACCAACGTGACGGAGAGAGTGCTCGGCAGAGGGGGACTTTTTACAGCATCATCCCTCAGGTCCAGCAGGTGTGCAGGATAGTGGATGGCTTCATCTACGTGGCAAATGCTGAAGTGCAGAGAGGTTAGTGCGTCTCATACTTTCATCCTGTTACCGAAGGCGATGGAATTTTTAGTGTCAGAAAAAAATGTGAATGTTTCTCATACCGTGCAGTAGTAGCAAGACATAACCAATTTTATGGATAGTTCTGCACTCATATGAATTTAATACCTGGTAGTTTAATGCAGGGAAGGTGGGATGCATGTTTAATGCAAAGTAAAGCACTGTTCCAATAAAATCTCTCAGTGGGTTGGGGACAGTGCGGAAAATCATAGACACGAGAggtgcggatgctggaaatcctgaggaacacacacaaaatggagaatctcagctggtcatgcagcatctacggagaggaatagagagacaatgtttcaggtcgagtcCCTTCCTCGGTATTATCCCATGGCCACCAGGATTCCGATTCCAATTTATCATTTATCTTGTGTACACGTACAGTAAAGTGCATTGtctgcattaacaaccaatacacCCAAGGAcatgctgagggcagcccgcaagtcaCCGTACATTGCGGCACCAATGGAGCATGCCCATAATGTtcaacagaacaaaacaagcCCAGCAGCCACCCTCCCACCAACCAGACCCCTCTCTCatacacagacaggcctccagtccTCACAGACTTGACCTTAAGGACTACCTCTGGTCTTCAAGGGCTCCCAGGGCAGGATAACTTAGACAAGTATACTTCCCTCCACAATGTCTCATCGGATGCTCTCAAACCAAATGCGTAATGGGTTAGGTACAGAGTTAACCTCCAATGCAaatcttctctcttctctcttccccctttcccaactgattcccttctccttccccctttccactctcaatccatgatagagacccatatcagaatcagatttactgtCACTCACATACATGAcgaaattagttttttttggcagcagtacagtgcaatacataaaattattacagtgctgagcaaaagtcttaggcaccctagatatgTACGTATATGTGGCCAAGACCTTTGCGTGGTATTGCCCATCTGAGTCAGTTAACGTTGTTGGACATCAGGGGGTGTTGTGCTAATCGCTTCAGTCAGGATTCAACATTATGGTTCACTCCACTCTGAGCCTTATATTAATCATATGCCACACTGGAGGGTCTTCTTGTTACACTTGTACCTCCAtcgtgggcacaaccctccccaccattgaggacatcttcaaggaggtgACATCCGTCActaagaaccctcaccatccaggacaggtTCTCTTCCACCAGCGAGGACGTACAGAAACTTAGAAGATGCacgttcagaaacagcttctcccccctcaccttcatatttctgaatggcccatgaatacCGCCTTGTTAATCCAGCATTTTTTAACACTATTTATTTaacatagaatatcaaacattacataaacacaagagattctgtagatgctggattgTACAGAACGTaaaatagaagtaggaaagttgtttccattggtaggtgagactagaactaggggacattgcttcaagattcaagggaggaggtttaggatggagatgagaaattCTCTGCCCTGGGAAGCAGttaaggcttcttcactaaatatatttaaaaaacagttagataggtttttacatattAAGGAGATTAAGGGTTttggggaaaaggtaggtagatggagctgagtttacggacagatcagccatgatcttattgaatggcggggcaggctcgatgggctggggggcctactcctgctcctatttcttatcttcTTATGACAGTAGagtacaggcccttgggcccatcaTGTTGTGCTGAACTTGTAATCCAaactcaatctaacccttccctcccacagagccctcCACTTTCCATCACCCATATGCCTATTTCAGAGTAAATGTCCTGAGTAAATTTGCCTCTAGCACCTCTCATGACAcagtattccacacacccacaactctctaaaAACAgtgttaaaaatatatttttttgtattttatggTAATATTATGTCTTGGCACCGTGTTGCTGTTGGAAgtcaataaatttcacatcatccTAAGTCAGTGAAAAAATaaagcacacaagatgctggagacattctgcaggtcaggcagcatctgcagaaatgaataaacagtcggcatttcatccaagacccttcatcaggactaatgagTAAtgactgagtcctgatgaagggtcttggcccaagacatcgactgtttactcttttccacagttgctgcctgtcctgctgagtccttccagcattttgtgtgcattactttgatttccagcgtctgcagattttctcttgccagtgacaataaaccagattctgaggTCCCAGCAGTGTTGAAGTCCCTCTATAGTGGCTGAAGACGTCCTTACTGAGACGGAATGGCTCTGTATTAAATTGCTTGCTGAGCTAAATCCCGGAGAGCAGATCAGCTTGGCACTCTGATGGAATTAGAATATGTCCGGGCCTGCCGATTTTCCCTGAGCTTCCTTTGTGTAAGAATGTAAAAGGCATAATTTTCTGAAATTTAACTCGTACTCTTTCCCTCAGAGCACAATCGTGGAGAGGAAATTCTCCAGCTCCAGGCAATGATCAATCCAGCTCTTGGTCCCCCAGGCCGCCCAATCCTTGTATTGTGCTGTGTTTCGCGACCTGACGTCCAACGGATACCCTGTGTTTACATATCTCACCAGTTACGGTTATCCCAACTTGAAGTGCCTTGGCTAGTAAGTGCAGATTTTTATTTTTAAGTGTATGAtcatgccatctgccacttctttgctcattctcccaatctgccttAATCCTTCTGCCGACTCCCTGCtatctcaacactacttgcccctccatctgtctttgtatcatcaagcTGGGCCACGAAACCATTAATcccatcgtccaaatcattgatatacaatatGAAGAGAAGTGGTCCCAGTACCAACCCCTACAGAACACAGCTAGTCCCCAGCCGCCAACCAGAAACGGGTCCCTTTGCCCTTTGACAGTCAGCTGATCTACCCTTGCtactaactttcctgtaataccatgggctcatatctTGTTGGggagcctcgtgtgtggcaccttgtcaaaggccttctgaaaatccaagtaaataatgtccactGAGTCTGtggtctatcttgcctgttatttcctcaaagagttccagcagatttatcaggcaagatttctcctttgaGAGCCATGCAGACTTCAGCCTGCtttgtcatgtgcttccaagtaccctggaacctcaaccttaataatgaattccaacatcttcccaaccttaaagtcaggctaactggcctattctttccttttttctgctctctcctttctgaaagagtggagtgacatctgcaattttctagtcctctgaatctagtgattcttgaatgatcattagtaatgcctgcatgatctcttcagctacctctttcagaactctgggatgtgcaccatctggtccaggtgactcatccaccttcagaccatccagtttcccaagcaccttcttcttcttcttcttcttcacacacacacactatctcagTCGGTCTGTGTTGCTCCGTGACTAAGAGAACCTGTCATGGAGAGGATGGGAACCTTGTAACAGTAGTAATTGCTTTTAGAACTGTCAGTCTGAGACTGGGAGTTTAAAGTCCAacgtaagtttattatcagaatacatatactacatgtcaccacgtacaacctgGAGATTCTTTCTCCTGCAGGCACTCTCAGCAGATctttagaatagtaactgtaagcaggatcaatgaaaggataggagcatagaagacaacaaactgtgcaaatgcaaatataaataattagcaataaacaacgagagcatgaaataacaagataaagaatccttaaggTGAAACTGTTGGTTGTAGGAACACCAGAAACCAAATCACCTTTtgtacaagagcctgatggtggaggggtggtaactgttcttgaagctggtggtgcaagtcctgaggctcctgtaccttctacaagatggcagcagcgagaaaagagcaaaCGAGATAGAGAGACaatttctgtgtgtgagagagagagtgagagagagatggatggaCAGGGAGACTGAGACAaacagtttgtgtgtgagagagagagtgagatggatAGAGAGGGAGGCTGAGACAGacaattgtgtgtgtgagagagagaaagtgagatggATAGAGAgggaggctgtgtgtgtgtgagagagagagggattgataGAGGGAAACTGAGACAGTTTATGTGTGTGTgcttgagagagagagtgagatggagTATgtatgtgtaaccccctgggtcgccacaggctcgctcagctcgttccgtctagggggagcagccttcggccccgccaaactgggtaatcagctggtgtggacgctgtgtgatgtccccgcctcgcccaaaaacagacagtacaccataagcgattaaatgagtacaatttataaaggttactataactaagtgattaataacgatacagtatatatgaagagaaaattaaagaaaaggcgccaaacttatcaaagtccaaaccacttcgtgcacagccgttggagctcaattactgaagtcttctggccaccattcaatcccctctgaactcctcgacttgcagctcaggaccctccgaactcctcgactctccaaacagctcaggaccctccgagtggtcaaccaagcacatctagcttcatccccccccctcctcctcggagaatctcccggcctcggacccccctttggggtccggtcctcgcccagcttagagcattgcatcctctctctcgacccccttgcgccgatctgcccaaaagcccgtcaacaaaagcttacagactca contains the following coding sequences:
- the fbxo4 gene encoding F-box only protein 4 isoform X1, producing the protein MASDEWSRIEQAIRTGLGLLRDRYLRGTGGRPEERPPPEAGSGAASLNSLPEELQLYIVALLPPRDLCQLGCVSRHWNTMVRDPLLWRYFLLRDLPHWKSVDYLSLPDAALLSKPLIDITEQDYMATYIRSCPEGRKHWKVRNPVYSSVTSFFYSLVSQAEPRFAMFGPGLEQLDTSLVTKMMNSPRLLPVAGLPQRQIDGIGSGISFFFNKELKFNILTLFSTTWKERESARRAENTAVNKLFVQQELADVDQRDGESARQRGTFYSIIPQVQQVCRIVDGFIYVANAEVQREHNRGEEILQLQAMINPALGPPGRPILVLCCVSRPDVQRIPCVYISHQLRLSQLEVPWLKKRKKRKIAWISEDPHMLHGVQNNFNIYFYFPQLLHNFIFKGPMYLILSFVSMGTKFSKNISYSFLRLYVIFSSGIQLCISLFQ
- the fbxo4 gene encoding F-box only protein 4 isoform X2, translating into MACLETLILRKGKGDRKWWIQPTHRSQEELQLYIVALLPPRDLCQLGCVSRHWNTMVRDPLLWRYFLLRDLPHWKSVDYLSLPDAALLSKPLIDITEQDYMATYIRSCPEGRKHWKVRNPVYSSVTSFFYSLVSQAEPRFAMFGPGLEQLDTSLVTKMMNSPRLLPVAGLPQRQIDGIGSGISFFFNKELKFNILTLFSTTWKERESARRAENTAVNKLFVQQELADVDQRDGESARQRGTFYSIIPQVQQVCRIVDGFIYVANAEVQREHNRGEEILQLQAMINPALGPPGRPILVLCCVSRPDVQRIPCVYISHQLRLSQLEVPWLKKRKKRKIAWISEDPHMLHGVQNNFNIYFYFPQLLHNFIFKGPMYLILSFVSMGTKFSKNISYSFLRLYVIFSSGIQLCISLFQ
- the fbxo4 gene encoding F-box only protein 4 isoform X4, producing the protein MASDEWSRIEQAIRTGLGLLRDRYLRGTGGRPEERPPPEAGSGAASLNSLPEELQLYIVALLPPRDLCQLGCVSRHWNTMVRDPLLWRYFLLRDLPHWKSVDYLSLPDAALLSKPLIDITEQDYMATYIRSCPEGRKHWKVRNPVYSSVTSFFYSLVSQAEPRFAMFGPGLEQLDTSLVTKMMNSPRLLPVAGLPQRQIDGIGSGISFFFNKELKFNILTLFSTTWKERESARRAENTAVNKLFVQQELADVDQRDGESARQRGTFYSIIPQVQQVCRIVDGFIYVANAEVQREHNRGEEILQLQAMINPALGPPGRPILVLCCVSRPDVQRIPCVYISHQLRLSQLEVPWLGYSRTRQHSSGLRYKNIHARSK
- the fbxo4 gene encoding F-box only protein 4 isoform X3 — its product is MASDEWSRIEQAIRTGLGLLRDRYLRGTGGRPEERPPPEAGSGAASLNSLPEELQLYIVALLPPRDLCQLGCVSRHWNTMVRDPLLWRYFLLRDLPHWKSVDYLSLPDAALLSKPLIDITEQDYMATYIRSCPEGRKHWKVRNPVYSSVTSFFYSLVSQAEPRFAMFGPGLEQLDTSLVTKMMNSPRLLPVAGLPQRQIDGIGSGISFFFNKELKFNILTLFSTTWKERESARRAENTAVNKLFVQQELADVDQRDGESARQRGTFYSIIPQVQQVCRIVDGFIYVANAEVQREHNRGEEILQLQAMINPALGPPGRPILVLCCVSRPDVQRIPCVYISHQLRLSQLEVPWLAQDSDAETLDGFLEGIEWILREVGRL